The following proteins are co-located in the Oceanimonas sp. GK1 genome:
- a CDS encoding FliA/WhiG family RNA polymerase sigma factor has protein sequence MLVEPDWSRDAAAPAVSAEQERHWLNQYLPLVKRVLGQLRNQVNTVMDADDLAQIGIMGLLEAIRRYGGPPDEGFAGFAFKRVRGAILDELRRHDWRPRQLRQQSHQCAQAERELMRRLGRRPTETELAQTMGVTMDELRNIVYAGQMAEMESLQVLLEHGHEPAQDEALDRLEQQRQIQALLTRLPAREQRLMSLYYQHDLNMKEIALVLDLTESRVCQLHKQCLALLNREFAQGGEK, from the coding sequence ATGTTAGTGGAACCGGACTGGAGTCGGGATGCCGCCGCGCCCGCGGTGAGCGCGGAGCAGGAAAGGCACTGGCTCAATCAGTACCTGCCGCTGGTCAAGCGGGTGCTGGGGCAGCTCAGGAATCAGGTCAATACGGTGATGGACGCGGACGATCTGGCCCAGATTGGCATCATGGGGTTGCTGGAAGCCATTCGCCGTTACGGCGGCCCGCCCGACGAGGGGTTTGCCGGCTTTGCCTTCAAGCGGGTGCGCGGCGCCATTCTCGATGAGCTGCGTCGCCACGACTGGCGGCCCCGTCAGCTGCGCCAGCAAAGCCACCAGTGCGCCCAGGCGGAACGGGAGCTGATGCGCCGGCTGGGCCGGCGGCCCACCGAAACCGAGCTGGCACAAACCATGGGCGTGACCATGGACGAGCTGCGCAACATCGTTTACGCCGGGCAGATGGCGGAGATGGAAAGCCTGCAGGTATTGCTGGAGCACGGTCACGAGCCGGCTCAGGACGAGGCTCTGGACCGGCTGGAGCAGCAGCGCCAGATCCAGGCCCTGCTTACCCGGCTGCCGGCCCGGGAGCAGCGGCTGATGTCGCTGTATTACCAGCATGATCTGAACATGAAGGAAATCGCCCTGGTACTGGATTTGACCGAATCCAGGGTGTGTCAGCTGCACAAGCAGTGCCTGGCGTTGTTGAACCGGGAATTTGCCCAGGGTGGAGAAAAATAA